One Stenotrophomonas sp. SAU14A_NAIMI4_5 DNA segment encodes these proteins:
- a CDS encoding TRAP transporter small permease has product MTETLSPAAGPGQRLLDRIADIAIYCAVAALLGLVVVQGWQVFARYVINDSPSWTEPVTLLLLATAMSLGAACGVHTNRHFGFFLLHAYMGPGLRRAVDVLVQLVVAVLGGFIAFWSADLLLDGMDIKTAGANLPQSINYLPLAVGGALMVLFALNRAWKALQASDAGSDDAEGDR; this is encoded by the coding sequence ATGACCGAGACCTTGTCGCCCGCCGCCGGGCCGGGACAGCGCCTGCTGGACCGCATCGCCGACATCGCCATCTACTGCGCCGTCGCCGCCCTGCTCGGGCTGGTGGTGGTGCAGGGCTGGCAGGTGTTCGCCCGCTACGTCATCAACGATTCGCCCAGCTGGACCGAGCCGGTCACCCTGCTGCTGCTGGCCACGGCGATGAGCCTGGGTGCGGCCTGTGGCGTGCACACCAACCGCCACTTCGGCTTCTTCCTGCTGCACGCCTACATGGGCCCCGGCCTGCGCCGCGCGGTGGACGTGCTGGTGCAGCTGGTGGTGGCGGTGCTGGGCGGCTTCATCGCCTTCTGGTCGGCCGACCTGCTGCTGGACGGGATGGACATCAAGACCGCCGGCGCCAACCTGCCGCAGAGCATCAACTACCTGCCGCTGGCGGTGGGTGGTGCGCTGATGGTGCTGTTCGCACTCAACCGTGCGTGGAAAGCGCTGCAGGCCAGCGACGCTGGCAGCGACGACGCTGAAGGAGATCGTTGA
- a CDS encoding 2-keto-4-pentenoate hydratase, with protein MSNEHGTHGQTPPPDDAAAIAQAFTTARRAGQSLAAFPGTIPDTLVGAYQVQDLAIAAWDDRVVGWKVGYIAAERRDVSADDRLLGPVFSRQLKNATGGTTDIPVFVGGFAAVEAEYVLELLEDAPAGQLHWSPEQAEALPARLYIGVEVASSPLATINELGPRVVVSDFGNNNGLVLGPEIVDWTARDETSLRAETLIEGEVVGTGGATRLPGGLRAAYAFALSRSALRGRPLRKGDLIATGNATGIHDITAGQTALVRFAGFGDIACRAVPAG; from the coding sequence TTGAGCAACGAACACGGCACACATGGGCAGACGCCGCCGCCGGACGATGCGGCCGCGATCGCCCAGGCCTTCACCACCGCCCGCCGCGCCGGGCAGTCATTGGCCGCATTCCCGGGCACCATCCCGGACACCCTGGTGGGTGCCTACCAGGTGCAGGACCTGGCCATCGCCGCCTGGGATGACCGCGTGGTCGGCTGGAAAGTGGGCTACATCGCCGCCGAGCGCCGTGATGTCTCCGCGGATGACCGCCTGCTGGGCCCGGTTTTCTCTCGTCAACTGAAAAATGCTACCGGTGGAACAACGGACATTCCGGTGTTCGTCGGCGGCTTTGCCGCGGTCGAAGCGGAGTACGTGCTGGAGCTGTTGGAGGACGCTCCGGCCGGACAACTGCACTGGTCGCCGGAACAGGCTGAAGCCCTGCCCGCGCGCCTGTACATCGGCGTGGAAGTGGCCAGCAGCCCGCTGGCCACCATCAACGAACTCGGCCCGCGCGTGGTGGTGTCCGATTTCGGCAACAACAACGGCCTGGTGCTGGGGCCGGAGATCGTCGACTGGACCGCACGCGACGAAACCTCGCTGCGTGCCGAGACGCTGATCGAAGGCGAAGTGGTCGGCACCGGTGGTGCGACGCGCCTGCCGGGTGGCCTGCGCGCCGCCTATGCGTTCGCGCTGTCCCGTTCGGCGCTGCGTGGCCGGCCGCTGCGCAAGGGCGACCTGATCGCCACCGGCAACGCCACCGGCATCCATGACATCACCGCCGGGCAGACCGCGCTGGTGCGTTTCGCCGGCTTCGGCGACATTGCCTGCCGGGCCGTGCCAGCGGGATGA
- the pelA gene encoding pectate lyase — protein MIRRRALPLLLGVGMAATAAHAAPPAATPAIPVGSFNDGVNHWRSGHADAYARLDPEQYREIADNLLLLQRRSGGWPVNQDPLRVLDAAAREAARAAQDEPGGSFDNRTTYTQVDYLAEAFARSNDRRYRDAALRGLDFILDQQIRSCGGWPHSVPARTDYHDRITFADDVTSGVLTTLRQVQDAPRFAFVDAARRARVAAAVQRGDACLLRLQVRQHGQPTLWAGQYDATTLQPAPGRRFELAALVTDESVGVVRYLMSIPDPSPQTVQAIEGALAWFQANALHGLRLQTVDAPAEQFAHHRSTVDRRLLADPAAPLLWGRFHDLADNSVVLANRQGERLQTYEQVGRERRTGYHWYGTWPQALLDRDAPAWRARIGRPAP, from the coding sequence ATGATCCGGCGCCGCGCGCTGCCGCTGCTGCTGGGTGTGGGCATGGCCGCCACGGCGGCCCATGCCGCGCCGCCGGCGGCAACGCCTGCCATCCCGGTGGGCAGCTTCAACGACGGGGTAAACCACTGGCGCAGCGGCCATGCGGACGCTTACGCACGGCTGGATCCAGAGCAGTACCGGGAGATCGCCGACAACCTGCTGTTGCTGCAACGCCGCTCCGGCGGCTGGCCGGTCAACCAGGACCCGCTGCGGGTGCTGGACGCCGCCGCGCGCGAGGCGGCCCGCGCGGCCCAGGATGAGCCCGGCGGCAGCTTCGACAACCGCACCACCTACACCCAGGTCGATTACCTCGCCGAAGCCTTCGCCCGCAGCAACGACCGCCGCTATCGCGACGCCGCACTGCGCGGGTTGGATTTCATCCTCGACCAGCAGATCCGCAGTTGTGGCGGCTGGCCACATTCGGTGCCGGCGCGCACCGATTACCACGACCGCATCACCTTCGCCGATGACGTCACCAGCGGCGTGCTGACCACCCTGCGCCAGGTGCAGGACGCACCGCGCTTCGCTTTCGTCGACGCCGCGCGCCGCGCGCGGGTGGCCGCGGCGGTGCAGCGCGGCGATGCCTGCCTGCTGCGCCTGCAGGTACGCCAGCACGGCCAGCCGACGCTCTGGGCCGGCCAGTACGATGCCACCACGCTGCAGCCGGCGCCCGGACGCAGATTCGAACTGGCCGCGCTGGTGACCGACGAAAGCGTGGGCGTGGTGCGCTACCTGATGTCCATTCCCGATCCGTCGCCGCAGACGGTGCAGGCCATCGAGGGCGCGCTGGCGTGGTTCCAGGCCAACGCCCTGCACGGCCTGCGCCTGCAGACCGTCGACGCACCGGCCGAACAGTTCGCCCACCACCGCAGCACCGTCGATCGCCGCCTGCTGGCCGACCCGGCCGCACCGCTGCTGTGGGGCCGCTTCCACGACCTGGCCGACAACAGCGTGGTGCTGGCCAACCGACAGGGCGAACGCCTGCAGACCTATGAACAGGTCGGCCGCGAGCGCCGCACCGGCTACCACTGGTATGGCACCTGGCCGCAGGCCCTGCTCGACCGCGACGCGCCCGCCTGGCGCGCCCGCATTGGCCGCCCTGCCCCCTGA
- a CDS encoding family 43 glycosylhydrolase gives MLLAVPALAQAQAQAPATSWKRGIENQRQADLGDGTFLNPVFAGDRPDPSVLKDGQDYYLTLSSFDAYPGLPIWHSRDLVNWQPLGHAITKNVGAIWAPDIVKHDGRYYIYFPARTGDSRSNFVVWADSIKGPWSEPIDIGLGGYIDPGHAVGEDGKRYLFLSGGDYVQLADDGLSVVGTPKHVYDGWKYPQSWDVEAYAQEGPKIHFRDGWYYMTTAVGGTAGPPTGHMVITARSRSIHGPWVNAPNNPIMRTQSAAEPWWSRGHATVIEGTDGRWWMMYHGYENGYWTLGRQALLEPIEWTADGWFVAKGGDLGQPLRKPSGESVGTHGMALSDDFRGTALGPQWSFFNPAQDEYRRLGFSGQGLVLQGKGETPRDSSPLTAIAGDKAYQFEVEMDIAPGAVGGALLFYSDRLYVGVGSNGEKFIMHRYGEERPTRLAASAKGGKLWLRVTNNRHIVTIHSSTDGQRWEKYPVQMEVSGYHHNVAGKFLALKPALYAAGDGAVTFRSFRYRALD, from the coding sequence CTGCTGCTGGCCGTGCCCGCCCTCGCGCAAGCGCAGGCGCAGGCACCCGCCACGTCGTGGAAGCGTGGCATCGAGAACCAGCGCCAGGCCGACCTCGGCGACGGCACCTTCCTCAACCCGGTGTTCGCCGGTGACCGCCCCGATCCGTCGGTGCTGAAGGACGGCCAGGACTACTACCTCACCCTGTCCTCGTTCGATGCCTACCCCGGCCTGCCGATCTGGCATTCGCGCGACCTGGTGAACTGGCAGCCGCTGGGCCATGCGATCACGAAGAACGTGGGCGCGATCTGGGCGCCGGACATCGTCAAGCACGACGGCCGCTACTACATCTATTTCCCGGCCCGCACCGGCGACAGCCGCAGCAACTTCGTGGTCTGGGCCGACAGCATCAAGGGGCCGTGGAGCGAGCCGATCGACATCGGCCTGGGCGGCTACATCGACCCCGGCCATGCCGTGGGCGAGGACGGCAAGCGCTACCTGTTCCTCAGTGGCGGCGACTACGTGCAGTTGGCCGACGACGGTCTGAGCGTGGTCGGCACGCCGAAGCACGTCTACGACGGCTGGAAGTACCCGCAGAGCTGGGACGTGGAGGCCTATGCGCAGGAAGGCCCGAAGATCCACTTCCGCGACGGCTGGTACTACATGACCACCGCCGTGGGCGGCACTGCTGGCCCGCCGACCGGGCACATGGTGATCACCGCGCGCTCGCGCTCGATCCATGGGCCGTGGGTGAACGCGCCCAACAACCCGATCATGCGCACCCAGTCGGCCGCCGAACCCTGGTGGTCGCGCGGCCATGCCACGGTGATCGAAGGCACCGACGGGCGCTGGTGGATGATGTACCACGGCTACGAGAACGGGTACTGGACGCTGGGCCGGCAGGCCCTGCTGGAGCCGATCGAGTGGACCGCCGATGGCTGGTTCGTGGCCAAGGGCGGCGACCTCGGCCAGCCGCTGCGCAAGCCGTCCGGTGAATCGGTGGGCACGCATGGCATGGCCCTGTCCGACGACTTCCGCGGCACGGCGCTCGGCCCGCAGTGGTCGTTCTTCAACCCGGCCCAGGACGAGTACCGGCGACTGGGCTTCAGCGGCCAGGGCCTGGTGCTGCAGGGCAAGGGCGAGACCCCTCGCGACAGCTCGCCGCTGACCGCCATCGCCGGCGACAAGGCCTACCAGTTCGAGGTGGAGATGGACATCGCCCCGGGCGCGGTGGGCGGCGCCCTGCTGTTCTACAGCGACCGCCTGTACGTGGGCGTGGGCAGCAACGGCGAGAAGTTCATCATGCATCGCTACGGCGAGGAGCGCCCCACCCGCTTGGCGGCCAGCGCAAAGGGCGGCAAGCTGTGGCTGCGGGTGACCAACAACCGCCACATCGTGACGATCCACTCCAGCACCGATGGCCAGCGCTGGGAGAAGTACCCGGTTCAGATGGAAGTGTCCGGTTACCATCACAATGTGGCTGGCAAGTTCCTGGCACTGAAACCGGCGCTGTATGCGGCCGGCGACGGTGCGGTAACCTTCCGCAGCTTCCGCTATCGCGCGCTGGACTGA
- a CDS encoding carboxylesterase family protein, with protein sequence MNTAPNDLQRRRFLRDSARWALATATVAALPAALAAPGPRDDAQVLARVRGGRVRGQREQGVLVFRGLRYGADTAAYRFQPPRPEAAWRGIADALEYGAAAAQGGAEGPGSEDCLFLNVWTPALDARARRPVLVYIHGGGFNNGSGSDPLYDGSALCRRGDVVVVTLNHRLNTFGYLYLGALGDPRYAASGNAGQLDLVQALQWVREHATTFGGDPGNITVFGQSGGGAKIATLMAMPAARGLFQRAWTMSGQQVTAAGPRAAAQRAAVAMEAVHAPDLAALLRLPAADLLAATRARDPSRVEDTALYFGPVLDEVVLPVHPFWPQAPAQSAAIPMVIGNTHDETRAFLGNDPGNFALDWNTLPAQLEKQQFVDLLPSVVIEHYRRLYPHYTASEVFFAATTAGRSWRGAVEELEARARQPAAAAPTWSYQLDWPSPVEEGRLRAFHTLDIPLVFDNAGLPTARTGGGEDARALAATMSDALIAFARHGDPNHAGLADWAPYTLPQRRTMLFDVRSRGADDPRGGERELYQRVPFLQRGTA encoded by the coding sequence ATGAACACCGCGCCGAACGATCTGCAGCGCCGCCGTTTCCTGCGCGACAGCGCGCGCTGGGCACTGGCCACGGCCACCGTGGCGGCACTGCCGGCCGCGCTGGCGGCACCCGGCCCGCGCGATGACGCCCAGGTGCTGGCACGGGTGCGTGGCGGGCGGGTGCGCGGCCAGCGCGAACAGGGCGTGCTGGTGTTCCGCGGCCTGCGCTACGGCGCGGACACGGCCGCCTACCGCTTCCAGCCGCCGCGGCCCGAAGCGGCCTGGCGCGGCATCGCCGACGCGCTGGAGTACGGCGCGGCGGCAGCGCAGGGGGGCGCCGAAGGCCCCGGCAGCGAGGACTGCCTGTTCCTCAACGTGTGGACGCCGGCGCTGGATGCGCGCGCGCGGCGGCCGGTGCTGGTCTACATCCATGGCGGCGGCTTCAACAACGGCTCCGGCAGCGACCCGCTGTACGACGGCAGCGCGCTGTGCCGGCGCGGCGACGTGGTGGTGGTCACCCTCAACCATCGCCTGAACACCTTCGGCTACCTGTACCTGGGCGCGCTGGGCGACCCCCGCTACGCCGCGTCCGGCAATGCCGGCCAGCTGGACTTGGTGCAGGCGCTGCAGTGGGTGCGCGAGCACGCCACGACCTTCGGCGGCGACCCGGGCAACATCACCGTGTTCGGCCAGTCCGGCGGCGGCGCCAAGATCGCCACGCTGATGGCGATGCCGGCCGCACGCGGCCTGTTCCAGCGGGCGTGGACGATGAGCGGCCAGCAGGTCACCGCCGCCGGCCCACGCGCGGCCGCACAGCGCGCGGCGGTGGCGATGGAGGCGGTGCACGCGCCGGACCTGGCCGCGCTGCTGCGCCTGCCGGCCGCCGATCTGCTGGCCGCCACCCGTGCCCGCGATCCGTCGCGGGTGGAGGACACCGCGCTGTACTTCGGGCCGGTGCTGGACGAGGTGGTGCTGCCGGTGCATCCTTTCTGGCCACAGGCACCGGCACAGTCGGCCGCCATCCCGATGGTGATCGGCAACACCCACGATGAAACCCGCGCCTTCCTCGGCAACGACCCGGGCAACTTCGCGCTGGACTGGAACACCCTGCCGGCGCAGCTGGAAAAACAGCAGTTCGTCGACCTGCTGCCGTCGGTGGTGATCGAGCACTACCGCCGCCTGTATCCGCACTACACGGCGTCGGAGGTGTTCTTCGCGGCCACCACTGCCGGGCGCTCCTGGCGTGGCGCGGTGGAGGAACTGGAAGCGCGTGCGCGGCAGCCGGCCGCGGCGGCGCCGACCTGGTCCTACCAGCTCGACTGGCCCTCGCCGGTGGAAGAGGGACGCCTGCGCGCCTTCCACACCTTGGACATCCCGCTGGTGTTCGACAACGCCGGCCTGCCCACGGCGCGCACCGGCGGTGGCGAAGACGCACGTGCACTGGCGGCGACCATGAGCGACGCGCTGATCGCCTTCGCCCGCCACGGCGACCCCAATCATGCCGGGCTGGCGGACTGGGCGCCGTACACCCTGCCGCAGCGGCGCACGATGCTGTTCGACGTGCGCAGCCGCGGCGCCGACGACCCGCGCGGTGGCGAGCGCGAGCTCTACCAGCGCGTCCCCTTCCTGCAACGAGGTACTGCCTGA
- a CDS encoding LacI family DNA-binding transcriptional regulator has protein sequence MSVRNKNDAATPALAKGKAATINDIARLSGVSKKTVSRIINNSPLVRKDTRDKVEALMREVGYTPDPLARGLAFRRSFLIGMVYDNPTAQYIVDMQYGALDALRGSSFELVVHPCDSRSPGYIDGVRRFVQQQKLHGVILVPRASEDQALADMLDEIGCRFTRVAALPLDETSQMVVTHDRDGAAEAADYLLSLGHREIALVTGPSAYRSAHERTAGFIDALAQRGIELPKDRIIEAGYTFESGVAAAEKLLLGKRRPTAIFTGNDEMAAGIYKVALRAGINIPRQLSIVGYDDSPLASRLWPSLTSVRRHTRDTGRTAAAMLIQPDSQAALQIASVRPHLIVRDSCQPPED, from the coding sequence ATGTCAGTGCGCAACAAGAACGATGCCGCCACGCCGGCATTGGCGAAGGGCAAGGCCGCCACGATCAACGACATCGCGCGACTGTCGGGAGTATCGAAGAAAACGGTTTCACGGATCATCAACAACTCGCCCCTGGTGCGCAAGGACACGCGCGACAAGGTCGAGGCGCTGATGCGCGAGGTCGGCTATACGCCCGATCCGCTGGCCCGTGGCCTGGCCTTCCGCCGCTCCTTCCTGATCGGCATGGTCTACGACAACCCGACCGCCCAGTACATCGTGGACATGCAGTACGGCGCGCTGGACGCGCTGCGCGGTTCCAGCTTCGAACTGGTCGTGCACCCCTGCGACAGCCGCAGCCCGGGCTACATCGACGGCGTGCGCCGCTTCGTGCAGCAGCAGAAGCTGCACGGGGTGATCCTGGTGCCGCGTGCCTCCGAAGACCAGGCGCTGGCCGACATGCTGGACGAGATCGGCTGCCGCTTCACCCGCGTGGCCGCGCTGCCGCTGGATGAAACCTCGCAGATGGTGGTCACCCACGACCGCGACGGTGCGGCCGAAGCGGCTGATTACCTGCTTTCGCTGGGCCACCGCGAGATCGCCCTGGTGACCGGCCCCAGCGCCTATCGTTCGGCGCACGAACGCACCGCCGGCTTCATCGACGCGCTGGCCCAGCGCGGCATCGAGCTGCCGAAGGACCGCATCATCGAGGCGGGTTACACCTTCGAATCGGGCGTGGCCGCCGCCGAGAAGCTGCTGCTGGGCAAGCGCCGGCCGACCGCCATCTTCACCGGCAACGATGAAATGGCCGCCGGCATCTACAAGGTGGCGCTGCGTGCGGGCATCAACATCCCGCGCCAGCTGTCCATCGTCGGCTACGACGACAGCCCGCTGGCCTCGCGCCTGTGGCCGTCGCTGACCTCGGTGCGCCGCCATACCCGCGACACCGGCCGCACCGCCGCGGCGATGCTGATCCAGCCCGACAGCCAGGCCGCGCTGCAGATCGCCAGCGTGCGCCCGCACCTGATCGTCCGCGACTCCTGCCAGCCGCCGGAGGACTGA
- a CDS encoding TRAP transporter substrate-binding protein gives MITRRNFLAGGAAALATPMLAACGRGPAAGVDGGTLLTATDVHVADYPTVTAVKWIGETLERETSGRLRLRQYHSGQLGRESEAIDMARFGAIDITRVYAGALNNAFPLTQALCLPYVFKSVAHQRAALDDGVAEAVLRGFESRDLIGLAIYDSGARCFYNTKHPIVSPKDLHGLKLRVASSDIFIQLMRLLGANPTPMSLGDTFSGMETHMIDGAENNMRSFHSSRHFEAAHYWSQSDHSYAPDVLLMSRASFERLSPDDRQLLLHTARASVGVMREQWDASESIARRAVLDFGVKANEVDMPAFRAAAQPLLKEYLQQPDIAALVDRIRAA, from the coding sequence ATGATCACACGACGTAATTTCCTGGCCGGTGGCGCTGCAGCCCTGGCCACGCCGATGCTCGCGGCCTGTGGCCGCGGGCCGGCCGCTGGCGTGGACGGCGGCACCCTGCTGACCGCCACCGACGTGCACGTGGCCGACTACCCCACCGTCACTGCGGTGAAGTGGATCGGCGAGACGCTGGAACGCGAGACCAGCGGCCGCCTGCGGCTGCGCCAGTACCACTCGGGCCAACTCGGCCGCGAGTCGGAAGCGATCGACATGGCCCGTTTCGGTGCCATCGACATCACCCGCGTCTACGCCGGTGCACTGAACAACGCCTTCCCGCTGACCCAGGCGCTGTGCCTGCCGTACGTGTTCAAGTCGGTGGCGCACCAGCGCGCCGCACTGGACGACGGCGTGGCCGAGGCCGTGCTGCGCGGTTTCGAAAGCCGCGACCTGATCGGCCTGGCGATCTACGATTCCGGCGCGCGCTGCTTCTACAACACCAAGCATCCGATCGTTTCGCCGAAGGACCTGCATGGCCTGAAGCTGCGCGTGGCCTCCTCGGACATCTTCATCCAGCTGATGCGCCTGCTCGGTGCCAACCCCACGCCGATGTCGCTGGGCGATACGTTCTCGGGCATGGAAACGCACATGATCGATGGTGCCGAGAACAACATGCGCAGCTTCCACTCCAGCCGTCATTTCGAGGCCGCGCACTACTGGTCGCAGAGCGATCACTCCTACGCGCCGGACGTGCTGCTGATGTCGCGCGCCAGCTTCGAACGCCTTTCGCCGGATGACCGCCAGCTGCTGCTGCACACCGCGCGTGCTTCGGTGGGCGTGATGCGCGAACAGTGGGATGCATCGGAAAGCATTGCGCGCCGCGCGGTGCTCGACTTCGGGGTGAAAGCCAACGAAGTGGACATGCCCGCCTTCCGCGCCGCGGCCCAGCCGCTGCTGAAGGAGTACCTGCAACAGCCGGACATCGCCGCGCTGGTCGACCGCATCCGCGCTGCCTGA
- a CDS encoding alpha/beta hydrolase, translated as MLLLCGLLLALPLTSTAAPPRDNERPGQELAGERIALWPDGQVPGEQGPARPARVVERSSDPAHPDRYVDQVDAPYLLVHAPARPNGRALLVIPGGGYQRVVIDKEDSALVPEWVDRAGYTLFVLRYRLPQPGRDRQAALADAQRALRVVRGQAARRGLDAGSVSVMGFSAGGHVAARLATGFDTAVYPARDAIDRLSARPARAVLVYPVIDMGAHAHSGSRGRLLGEHPDAALAAQYSMQQQVRADMPPTLLIHANDDRVVSVHNSELMAAALADAGVEHELHLFAHGGHGFGMRVPAGSTLAVWPLLAEAWLAAAGETGVGSEPLSSGEGIRPRGSR; from the coding sequence GTGCTGTTGTTGTGCGGGCTGTTGCTGGCCCTGCCGTTGACCTCCACCGCCGCGCCGCCGCGCGACAACGAACGCCCCGGCCAGGAGCTGGCTGGCGAGCGGATCGCCCTGTGGCCGGACGGCCAGGTTCCCGGCGAGCAGGGCCCGGCGCGGCCGGCGCGGGTGGTCGAGCGCAGCAGCGACCCGGCCCACCCCGACCGCTACGTCGACCAGGTCGATGCGCCCTACCTGCTGGTGCATGCACCGGCACGGCCGAACGGGCGCGCGCTGCTGGTCATCCCCGGCGGCGGCTACCAGCGCGTGGTGATCGACAAGGAAGACAGTGCGCTGGTGCCGGAATGGGTGGACCGCGCCGGCTACACCCTGTTCGTGCTGCGCTACCGCCTGCCGCAGCCCGGCCGCGACCGCCAGGCCGCGCTGGCCGACGCGCAGCGCGCGCTGCGGGTGGTGCGCGGGCAGGCCGCGCGGCGCGGTCTGGATGCCGGCAGCGTCTCGGTGATGGGCTTTTCCGCTGGCGGCCATGTCGCCGCGCGTCTCGCCACTGGTTTCGATACCGCGGTGTACCCGGCACGCGATGCCATCGACCGGCTGAGCGCGCGCCCGGCGCGCGCGGTGCTGGTCTATCCGGTCATCGACATGGGCGCGCATGCGCACAGTGGCTCGCGCGGGCGCCTGCTCGGCGAGCACCCCGATGCGGCGCTGGCCGCGCAGTACTCGATGCAGCAGCAGGTGCGCGCGGACATGCCGCCGACCCTGCTGATCCACGCCAACGACGACCGCGTGGTGAGCGTGCACAACAGCGAGCTGATGGCTGCGGCACTGGCCGACGCCGGGGTCGAGCACGAGCTGCACCTGTTCGCCCACGGTGGGCATGGTTTCGGGATGCGCGTGCCGGCGGGGTCGACGCTGGCGGTGTGGCCGCTGCTGGCGGAGGCGTGGCTGGCAGCTGCGGGTGAGACGGGGGTGGGGTCAGAGCCCCTCTCCTCTGGCGAGGGGATCCGACCCCGGGGTAGCCGATGA
- a CDS encoding TRAP transporter large permease has product MGITILFAVFAVLLLLGVPVAYALAAAALATLLYLDIPSIVLVQQISAGTGSASLIAIPLFIFAGEIMMRGGISERLIALASSLVGRMRGGLGQVSILSSLFFGGVSGSAIADVSAVGGTMIPQMVKRGYDRDFAVNVSITAALVALLVPPSHNLILFSAAAGGGLSIADLFAAGIVPALLMTVALMLTGYAVARRRGYGVEIFPGWRAVLLRVISALPGLGLVALIFVGIRAGIFTAVESAAIAVVYALLVTTVLYRQLRWREFFDTVIHAARSTGVILFVIATAAVFGWLLAYLQVPTAAVDFLQSFAHSQFMVLLMIVVMLLLLGTFMDLAPMILICTPIFLPVAKAYGIDPIHFGLVLVLTGGLGLVTPPVGSVLFIGTSIGKITVGQSMRTIWPFWFAALAVLLIVTFFPQLSLWLPAALRA; this is encoded by the coding sequence ATGGGCATCACCATCCTGTTCGCCGTATTCGCCGTGCTGCTACTGCTCGGCGTGCCGGTGGCCTACGCACTGGCCGCGGCCGCGCTGGCCACCCTGCTCTACCTGGACATCCCCAGCATCGTGCTGGTGCAGCAGATCTCGGCCGGCACCGGCTCGGCCTCGCTGATCGCCATTCCATTGTTCATCTTCGCCGGCGAGATCATGATGCGCGGCGGCATCTCCGAGCGCCTGATCGCGCTGGCGTCCTCGCTGGTCGGCCGCATGCGCGGTGGCCTCGGCCAGGTGTCGATCCTGTCGTCGCTGTTCTTCGGCGGCGTGTCCGGTTCGGCCATCGCCGATGTCTCGGCGGTCGGCGGCACGATGATCCCGCAGATGGTCAAGCGCGGCTACGACCGCGACTTCGCGGTGAACGTCAGCATCACCGCCGCGCTGGTGGCGCTGCTGGTGCCGCCCTCGCACAACCTGATCCTGTTCTCGGCCGCGGCAGGTGGTGGCCTGTCCATCGCCGACCTGTTCGCTGCGGGCATCGTGCCGGCACTGTTGATGACCGTCGCCCTGATGCTGACCGGCTACGCCGTGGCACGCCGCCGCGGCTATGGCGTGGAAATCTTCCCGGGCTGGCGCGCGGTGCTGCTGCGCGTGATCTCCGCCCTGCCCGGCCTGGGCCTGGTGGCGCTGATCTTCGTCGGTATCCGTGCCGGCATCTTCACCGCCGTGGAGAGCGCGGCCATCGCCGTGGTCTACGCCCTGCTGGTGACCACCGTGCTGTACCGGCAGCTGCGCTGGCGCGAGTTCTTCGACACGGTCATCCATGCTGCGCGCAGCACCGGCGTCATCCTGTTCGTCATCGCCACCGCTGCGGTATTCGGCTGGCTGCTGGCCTACCTGCAGGTGCCGACCGCTGCGGTGGACTTCCTGCAGTCGTTCGCGCACAGCCAGTTCATGGTGCTGCTGATGATCGTGGTGATGCTGCTGCTGCTGGGCACCTTCATGGACCTGGCGCCGATGATCCTGATCTGCACGCCGATCTTCCTGCCGGTGGCCAAGGCCTATGGCATCGATCCGATCCACTTCGGCCTGGTGCTGGTACTGACCGGTGGCCTCGGCCTGGTGACGCCGCCAGTGGGCTCGGTGCTGTTCATCGGTACGTCGATCGGCAAGATCACTGTCGGCCAGAGCATGCGCACCATCTGGCCGTTCTGGTTCGCCGCGCTGGCGGTGCTGCTGATCGTCACCTTCTTCCCGCAGCTGTCGCTGTGGCTGCCGGCCGCGTTGCGCGCATGA